The following DNA comes from Anopheles arabiensis isolate DONGOLA chromosome 3, AaraD3, whole genome shotgun sequence.
TTCAATTCAGGTTGTTTAAGAAATTTGTTGTTCAGTTGATCAAGTCGCTTCATCGCGGTATGGTATGAGTTTCCCAACTGGGTAAGTACGTTCGGTTTTATGGGTAAGCGAACAACAAATCTGCCATTTGAATCGCgtttgtatgttttgagaAAATGTTCTTCGCATGTCGTTTCTTCTACCGACAtaccttttttgctttgacaTGATTCGAGCTCCCAAAATCTTGCCACTTGCTCTTCAATGCTACAAGCATGAAAAGCATTCGAGGTTTGTGCGTAAGGCGTATGATCAATTGGTGGGTGTCCAGCAACCACCCAGCCAAGGCAAGTATTCTGCAATACGGTTTTGCTGTTTGGAAGTTTAATTAAGCCTTCTTGTATGATGTCATAAAACAAATCGATACCGATAAGCATATCTATTTGTCCAGGTTGGTAAAAGGTTGGGTCAGCAAGTTCGATATTTGATGGCAATTCCCATGAGGAAATGTCTATGGGACTGCTAGGAAGCTCACGAGTTATTTCCGGAAGTATATGACATTTTACGATTGCCTTGAAATCTTTGTGCCGTGATTGAATGTCTAAATTTGCGTAACTTTGCGACACCAGGTTAGTTTTGCCGATTCCGCCAATGCGATGCATTTCGCGATGTTTTTGCAAGCGAAGACGATGTATCAATCGTTCAGTGACAATATTCAATTGCGCACCGGAATCGAGCAATATTCGTACAGGTAAGGGTTTACCGACTGAGTTAGAGACAGAAACTATCGCTGTTTGAAGTAATATTTGTGCTTGTTTCGGTATGATTTGGGTTGGCTGCGTTATCATCGATACGTGAGAATAAGAAGTGGACGGTTCAGGGTTTAATTGTGTGCGATCAGAATGTGAAACCGACGTATGTGGTTCTTGTGTTCGTGGAACAGTAACAGAAGGAGATGGGGCTGGCTGCGAAACATTTTCCGCGTGCAGCATTGTATGATGTTTCAACCCACAAACCCGGCAAGAACTCGAACTGCATTGGTTCAGTCGATGATTTGAAGACAAACAGTTGAAACACAAGGCTTTGTTTTTTACCAAttcttttcgtttcgaaaCTGGCATTTGTCTGAATACGGGACAAAGAAATGGCGAATGCTTAGTTtgagaacaaaacacacacttgttCAAGTCGAGTGTTGCTGCGTGAACGGTTTGCACTTTTCGGCCGAAATCTCTGGCATGTTCTTTTGATCGATTTGTGTCAATTGGTTTGAGCGAGACAGATAGCTTGTTTACGGATTGCAACGTACGACAATGATTTCGAAGAAATTCGACCAGCTCGCTGTAGAAtggtattgttttgttgctgcgcGTTAACTCCCACTGTCGCAGCGTGGTAGGATCAAGAAGAGAGGTAAGACGAAAAACGAGAAGGGTACTCCAGTGCTCCGTTTTTTCTCCCTCGCTTTGCAACAGGCGCAGATTTCGTTCGAATTCGTTAACAATACTGTTGAGCGTTTCGGCACACTCCTTTTTGGAGGCGGGAATCTCGAACAGCGCATCGCAATATGCTTTGATAAGAAGATATTTGTTTTCGTATCGATCGGTAAGAAGTTTCCAGGCAACGGCGTAGTTAGCGGATGTGATCGGAATGTTTTCTATTGTTCGCTTGGCTTCTTTTGTTACGGTGGTCAGCAAATATGATAGTTTGTCGCTATCGGACAACTGGTCAGATGAATCGATCATGGAACAAAATGCGTCACGAAAAGGTGGCCAATCTCGAATGGTTCCATCAAAACTGGGCAATTTTAGTTCGGGAAGTTTTACACGGTTTGATTTAACGCATGGCTTTTCTCGATCGGGATCactttttgttatttgaatGTTAGGAGTAAGAGCCAACATACCTTGTTGTATGTTTACCTTCAGATCAAAAATCCTGTCGTCGAAACTGCTATAGCGCTCTTCTGCCAACTTGTACTTAGTTTGATCAGTTTCTTCAAATAACACAGAAAACACGGCTGCTGCTTCGGAAGAAAGTTCGTTTAATCTTACCGCAATCAGCTTGAGTGCCGCAACGTCCGTTTTCCTCTGGTTGTAGTTGGCCTCCATGCGATCTAACTGCCGAAATAGGTGGATCAATTGGCGTTCAGTCCTTGCGATGTCATCGAGGATAGGGAACACATCTGAAACGCTGTCCTCGTTCTGGTTTGCTCCGTTCGCGTCTGGCGCCCTTGACGGTCCAGGCAAAGCCTCCTGCTCCCTTGACGGTCCAGGCACAGCCGCCGGCGAACGAATTAGCGACATTGTACCTGGTTAGATAAGCACTTGTAATGTTTGTTAAACGTTCActtttttgtcacttttacGGGTTCGTTGGAAACTTCACTTTTTTACACCTTTTAGTTCGCTTTCACACGGTCAGGGTTTGATTAACGTTTAGGAAAGACACACACTTTCTTGTTCAGGGGTTAGATTATGTTTGTCACAACACTTCTGGGTTAGTGGTATGAATACGTTTCATAAAACACTTCCGTCACGTTTTGGGTTAGCGGTATGAATATGTTCGATTAAACACTTCCGTCACTTTCTGGGTTAGCGGTATGAATAAGTTCGATACGATCACTGGTATGGGTAAGATGCAACACTTCTGATGCAATACTTTTTCAAGCGGTAAGAGGTAAGCGGTCAGGGGTAAGCGGTACGCGATCAAAAGTAAGCGGTATGAATAGGCGTTCTGCCGTTAGTGGTTCACGATCTGGGGTAAGCGGTAAGCGGTACGAGGTTAGAGGTAAACGGTAAGAGTATGCGTTCTGGGTAAGCGGTCGGCGTGCTGCCGTTAGCGGTAAGCGGTTCGCGTTCAACGATAAGCGCACTACGGTAAGCGGTTCGCGGTCAGCGGTAAGAGTAAGCAGAAGTGTCACATTCGGATCTAATAACCAAAAAATGTGACacatccggctcgaaggaccaaacttTTATGTGGGGGATTTGGGGTTAGATGTGATATGCACTTTTAATTGTCCGAACACTGTATATGTTTGTAAGATGTTGTTAATTCACAAGTTTATTTCACTTTAGAACAGATTGGTCAGAACGCAACTTTTTGGGTCTGTGGTCAAAACGCGACCTGTTGGTATGGGGATCAGAACGCTACTTGTTAAGCTGATAAGAATTCTCTCGGTCAGCGCGTAGCGCTCTCCCGTTGAGCAGCGCACGGCGACACGATTaagttccctctctctctccttctctttctctcgcgcgCACGTATGCTAAACGGAATTCGGTTTCCTCAACACATATCTCAAACGATTTCTTTTAAAACTTTGACAATACCCTCAAGAATCATCATGTTTAAATACGTGTGAAAGTGTTGATGATGTAAAGAAATAGTAGAATAGGATGTTCTCGGATCGAATCGGATAGGACGTAGTGAAAGTTTAGTccgaataaatattattacggATTAACCATTATTTCCTTCTGATGATCCTAAAACAAGTGTTCAATCACCGCAAACATTTTAATCATCACGCggtgctttttaaaaaattctaggattaatttctacagcgctacatccgagcgctccatagctggatgcaaaactccatagctgttttgcacacttctcctaagcATTTGATatattcccctatatgcttgcaaacctccatagcaacgttgcatacATCCCCTAACCATTttaaacattccaccgagtggatcaagtagtccattatatgattcgaaaccctgtaaggccATTTTGTACCTAAAGTTAAAACAATTTTGCCACATACAATAATCTGAAGTATAATAGCATCGCTTATTGTGCAAACGTTTGTTTAAAGTGATTTTTTCAATGAGATACTGAGCAAACTCTTAATATCACATTTtgctcgcttgttcaacgtgCCCGGGTTCTCCGTTCGGAACGAATTAACCCGTTAGGTATATTAATCGGAAAATTACAACATCATAGTCTAATCAACAACCATTTGTCAAAAGTAACTTCTCAttccggtctcgtagtacagtcgtcaactcgtacgacttaacaacatgcccgtcatgggttcgatccccaactagaccgtgccgccatacgtaggattgactatcctgctatggggggaaatcaattagtcactgaaagccaaagcccactagtggtacaggcaggccttgaccgacaacggttgttgagccaaagaagaagaacttctCATTCATGCGCTGGTCGAACATCTGGAAAGTTTTGGttttaacattaaaatttGTATTAATTTTCCTACATTCTTCAGATAATTTGAATAGAGAAATACCAAATCTTGAAAAATAATCTCAGTAAAACttaatttttatatattaATTAAAGCTTATTGTTGAACTGAACTAATTTGCAAATTAatcttaattattatttttctttattgcTATTTATTAAAGAATTGATAAACATGCGTTGTGATGATACAATACtccaattatttattttttacttttttaacaacaacacattttGAGTTTTTAAGCTTACCTTACCTGCACAATAATGGTTAAATCAAGGATGATGTCCGTTTTGCTCcgcatgcccattttgccccatgTTCTCTTACTTGAATAATAAACTAAGGAAAAGGATGCTATTTGAGCAATTTTATTACTCAATTCACTGCATTGTCTGCTGTTTAAAATTGATgaaactgttgctgttgttgctcgtTTAATGGAGGTTCGGTTGTACGTGTCGCTAAAAATAGTGAATCGTAAAACCTTATACGTAATTAGATGAAACTATCAACGTATTGGCTCACTATTTGCAGTGATATTTTTACAATggttttttatagtttttttttaccatttattGCAATGTAAATGTGTTATTTTGGCTTGAAGAATGCTACACGTTTATCACAGCTATTTTATTACGATGCAATTTACGTTTGATGTATATTTCGTTTTAACAATTTACCTACAATTTCCTAGCACCTGTGCATTCTGTTCAGTTCTAAATAATTATTAAGGAATATTACGTTGTGTCCACTCTATATAAAATTGAACCATCATAATTCATTATAAATTTCAACTGATGAGGAAAGCTTTAgcgataatatttttttaaataaaaataaatggcTTAACTACGGGTAAAAATATTTAACTGCATCTCACATTGTTTTGTATCGATCATAATAATGCAATTATCATTTGATGTTTTCACAGGTAAGCGCCAACTGCGAAACAACGATTGGTCGTCAATCCAAACGGAACAACAAAACTGTTCACACGGTAAGCTTTATGAAGACTATTAAATAGAATATTGGTTTGTACCTTAAACGATATATTGCAAGTAGTAAAGCCGGGTTTGTCAGTTTTGAGATAATTTTTCCAATCTTTTTCATCGTATTCTTCTTCTAACACCCAGTAAGCAGGGCTGCCTTACAAGGCTACTAAGTAGCTACGAAAGGACAGTTTAGATGAGAGTCGAACCACGTCCAAGCCGATACATACAGGAGGCGATCCGATTCCTATTAGATCAGATAGGCGCTCCAAATTCTCAAACTCTGAGGATGTTTTCATGCGTTTGGCTAAAAGGCGTTAAAATCCGTGTTTCCATTTGCACTGAATTTGGTACCAACACCGCTTAAAATGTTGGCAAAACGCCACCAAATTTTTGAAAACCCATCAAAATGACCTTATGCATACatgttgcaaaaaaatacactttattttcatttaaaccATCTTATGGGCTATTGCTCGGTCGCAAAATCAAGTGTTAGCTAATACCTTTAACACGATAAACCTTTGCGCTCGATATCAACATATTAGTATGATCCATCGGATGCAATGTGCGTGCGAATCATTTTAGCCATGTAGAAATACAATAATAGTGTCACTATGAAACGCCCGGGTCGGATCCACCGTTCGCAACGAATTATGAAAGATTGATCGGATTATGACCTAACGCTACTTCCGGTATATGTATTCACTTTTTAAGCGTGTTTGAAGCGTATCTTCCGGTTCCATTAAACACTTGGTTCCCATTTTATGcgggttgtgtgttgtttggtcAATTTGAAATTAATCGAAAAACAGACCGGGGAAAACGCCGTATGTTGATTTCTTTTTGCAATTAGTGTCAAGGGTAGGGTACAACATCAAAATATTTGGCAGTTCACCATTTGCGTTCGATTATTAGACTAAAGCTACATAGCTTTTCAATAAATCATTAAATGTGAttaccaacacacaaaaaagacaaataacttataataaacaatcaacattataatttgttttgtaaatttaaaCATCATACTgatacattcattcattttcaacCACTGCTAGAGTAAACAGAGGGACACATCCATGCAATGAAATGTTGTAATTCGTTTAACAGTTTTAGATTGGTTTGTATTATTAACATACAAAAGAAAgcattttgattgattttacactagtgtttttttcttctagaaATGTTGAGTAGTTTTTGTCTAGTATAGATAAATATTGGAACGCATTTTATCGATGTGGTTTCACTAACACTTGCAGTCACTCGGGTTGCAGATGAGCGATATACATATATCGCGCAAACAGCTACATTCTAATCTATACGCCTGACCCAGCGCATGGTCCCGGTGCAGCAAACCGAGTCATGCTGTCAGAAAATGTAATGAAGCTGAATTAATGATTATGCAATCATTGTCAATGATGGCGGCTGCCAGAGGCCATACACGCGATGTATGTATAGTGATGTATAGTTATTTTTCCAGGGCTAGCGAGCAACTGTTTACCGTTTGCTGCTAAACCAAAGAAACACTTTGCCTGGTAGAGAACTAACGTCGTTGGCGAGGCGAATGtttgaaacattaaaaaatcaatcaaacaaagAGCCCTCATGTTTCCTGCGTGTAGAGTTTTTGGTGTAGGGCTCAAGAATATCGACTGACCGTGgtagtattagtagtagtagtagtagtagtttctGGAAAATGGAGTCATTCCAACACCCACGATGTTCCGGTGTTCCGGTTGCTCTATCCCAAAACCGGGTAGCCGAAACAGGCCACGTCAGGGATCAACACCATTTATCTATCACTAAGTGAAGCTTTCAAAGCCATTTGCCTTAATGAAGCGGATATCTCGGAGCATCGGCATGGGTTTGGCTAAGGCAACCACACATTACGTTGTGAATCTTTGCGTACAGAGGCCACAAGTCTATCAAACGTATGGTTTATTTCATCTTCATACTCGTTCGGTCACGACAATACACTTTGAGCGTTGGACTACTACCACCATTGCCAGACAACCGCTACCATCAAACACACTTATTTGCGTGTGCAGCTGGTCAGTTGTCAGAATAAATGAGCAGCTCGTTCATTCCCACCCTTAGATACAATTTGTTTGGCGAACCAGTGTTAAAAATAGTTGCCGCTCCGCAGTGTTTCATAACAATTGTTGGGCTTTTCTGATATTAGCTGGAACAACATTGAGTTCATTGGAGTGTCTGCCTTTTAAAATGAATATGCTTTATTTCTTCGTGAACAGAGTGTTTTTTCTAattcttttgaaaacaaagcattttttaatactttcgTTTTGTAGAATTGTGTTTAATGCACTAACCAGAAAGCATACATCAATTTCATTAATGAGTAACTtaaagtttaaaatatttcaagtaAACATTGCAATATTCATCCATTTATAGAGGCCATCTTGCATGTAGCTAATGTATAGCATTCCTAGGCATTATGGCAATGTAGGAaagtttttgttgcttttctgcCGCCGATACAAACTTATTGCCGATCGTAATTTCCTTCGGTATTGGCTTCTCTTTTTTCGTGTTGATTTTCACTGTCGTCGTCGCACCGCGAAGCGCCTTAGCTGGCGTGTCCAAATCGAGCAGATGTTTCACCGCAGCGATCGATTTTTGTTTCAGAGCAATGCGCTTACCATCCCGCGCCATGGGTTTGTCCGCATTTCCGAATGGTGCTACTTTAATAAAGTTTCGGCTGGTCTCCTTACGACGATAGTAAATTACCTCACCGAGCAGTGTGATCATTGCAAGCGCTAATCCCACCAATGTCGCTATGAACACACCCCCCAGACTTTCCAGCGTGATACCCTCACTGTCGTCGGTGTTGGGACATTGGGACCGGGCACTGTTGTTCCAAAATTTAGCCGTGAGCGACTCGAAGTAGCGCTCCTTTTGCAGCTCAAGTATGAAATAGCTTAACTCGTCCTGCAAATGGCTGCCCTGCTGTACGGCGATCCCGTACGGCTGCTCAGCAAAAACCTCGCCGACCTCTGTGAAATTGCAGTTGCGCGATATTTCGTACCTTATTTCGGCGGAATCGTGTATGAATGCAAAGTCAGCATCGAGGCGCTCGTTGACACGGCGGAACCCTTCAGCTGCTGTAGCTACCGGGCTGGCAGACTCGATCGCGGACAGGATGTTGATGTACTGCTCTTTTATCGGATAGTCCCAGACGCGATACTGCGCCTGATCGTTCCCACTGGACAGTGTTAGATTGCGCCACATTTGGTACAGCACGTCTTCTGCGTTTTTCATGTTACGGAAGTAGTCGTGCGTATCGGAATCCTTCACGACCGTGTACTTGATGCGGCTTTGCCGTGATAGCTGCTCCAGCGATTGAACAGGCGTTTGCATGCGTTCGACCGTGAGAAAGGCGGCTAGATTCGCTGTGAAAGTAGCCAGCATTAGAACCACAAATAGCCAGTATGCAGCCACAAGCGTTCTACCCGAGAGGGCTTTCGGTGCTTCCCCGCCACCCTGTGGGGTGAAAGAGGTCAACGCAAACCAGAAGCTTTCCTTCAGTGTGAattttctgcaaaaataaacaaagcaaaacagcactttttgtttaaaatgaatttgCATATGACCGTAAGCAAGATTGGCCCTCTCTTACCTGCACTCATAGGGATACGCGtccttgttgtttttcgcgctGTATGGTGAAAACTTATCCAAAAGCCACAGCATGACAGCGGTTGCAACGATCGCTAGCAAGATACTCAGCCAAACCTCTAGTCGCAGCACGGTCATAAACTTGAACAGCGACGTTTCGCGAACCGGCTTGCGCATTGCTATCAGGATGCCCGTTTGCTCGAAGTATGGCGCTACAAAGTCTACCACTTCCTCCCGTTCGGCCGTCATTTTGAGCGAGGCGATAGCAAAATCGATCTCACCCACAACTAAATCGCCGACAAGGCCATCCCATTTGCCGTCCGCATCACGCAGCCCGAAGGTACCGTTCCGTGGCGAAACGAGATCGTAGTCAAAGTTCATAACAACCGACAGCTGATGCAGGAAATCGATACAGTACCCTTCCCAGATCGGCTCGCCAGTGGTCGAATTGCGCAGGATATTTCCATTTGGATCACGTTTGCGATATGCCCACGGTATAGATTCGGTTGTTCCGACGCGAAAAAACCGTTTGCTAGGTTGAAGCGATTCGTTTTTAACCAGCACTATCTGACCTTTTGCCACATTTCCGATTGTGGTAGCTGGCGGcggctgtgctgctgcactaGTAGTGTTTTGATTTGTGGGTTGGCTGATTATCGAGAGATTAAGATTGGGACGTAACATACCGCTCTCGGGTGTGATCCAAAATTCTGCCATCGCGGCGATCTCGTTCATTAGTTTCGTCTGCGCTGCGATCGCATGCTCCAACAGCTCTTGCTGCTGTGACTCCGGCGTACAGTTAGATGCGCGTACCAGAGGAATCGGATCTTTGATAAACCATTGCACAATTCGCTCCAGCACATTCTGTAAATGTGCATCCATCGGATCGAACGGGTCAGGACAGATGCAGGGAAAGCGCTGTTGCAAAAGGATACAACACGTGTTGCTGTCCAGAACCAAACGATTCATTTGTGGGAAATCATCCCCAAGGGTATACTTGTCTGTCTGCAGATCGGTGAACAGCAAGTTCCACTTCTCCGGCTTACGCACCAGCCCACCGTCAATGGCTTTTTGAAGTATGGTGTTCATTTCCATCGTTCCTGCTATCACGGCGTAAAAGGATGGATACGGTCGAAGGTCCTTTATTCTGTCTACCGTATCACCGTCCAGTTCGCCAAAGACGATGGCCCGAAGATATGAATCTGTTATGAGCAGATAAATCGTGGCATCTGCATCCTGGTAGTTTGGCAGGATGTACACTACATCGTTGCCACCACGCGCCAATAGAAAGCTTTCCAGCAGTTTCACATACGTTTGCACGGACAGGTCAATGTGGAAGTAGGGAATGCCAAACTCTTCTGCCGCACTGGCTAGGTATCTCGAATCAATCCAAGTCGTATCCAGCAGAACTGAAACTCCCTCAAACATGGCTGCACAGACTGTACACGGTATAATTACACGGAAGGATTAGACACAAATAGAGAGCTTAACAGGAGACCAAATGGTAACTTACACTGTTCGTCTTCACCAAACGGTGCAAATTCATGATCGTATTGAATGTAGTATTCTTTTATCGATATTCCATTTGCATTAGCCATCACTTTCTTCATTACATTACCTACCATTGTAGGAATGTGCGGTTGTGTCTTTTCGTGTACTATTGCTGTAAAGTATTTTATTAGCAATCTTTCATtggttaaaaaacaaaacaataacataacATCACAGTACTTCTTCCCATCACCAATCTTACCAATTCCAAACAAATTACTCTGTCCTTCCTCCTGCGTTACATCGATTGATATTACAGGCTGAAATAGCACCAAAAtcgcaaacaaattaaatgccAACATTTTTATTCTACTTTTCCCTACTCGTAACGGATCCTCCAGCGTCGTGAAAAGCTGGAAAAAGAATGAAGCATATACCTTTGAAATGCTACCCTATATCAGAATCATTTGACTGGCATCGTAAGTGGTTAGCACAGAATTTTGAATCTTATATATTTGACGTCAAATTATTATcctgcctttttttctccaaccCTTTGTATCGTGCCACTGACATCATGCATACAGGGGAACTAGTACTGACCACCATTTTACGAAAATTACCATTTATTATCCTCATTCAtccattgcatacctttactGGGCGATTGGGCCGTGGGTGGTTGGCACCGTGTGACACATTCGTGCTCGCCTCGaattttcataattaattCCAATAAATCACTACTTCGGCAGTGTAATGTCGATGTCAAAGTAGTGGATGGTTCTTGTCTTGACGAATCCTTGCACGATTTCTGTTAGAGGAGCGTAAGGATGTTAATAGTGTGGAGTATCCTCGTACCCGAGCTGATCGAGAATGTAACGCCATAGCCTTGACGAGTATCCATAGCACGTTGGCCGAGGGCAAACGCAAATGtagttttgaaggaaaaatgtGCGATACAGTATAACTATTCCAATAAACCCTCCGACTACTAGCAATGGTACGATGTTGGTATCTACgaaattttgaaaactaaaGAAGAAATAGacaatttaattacaaaattagaattttacgAAAAATACCACAGCTCAAAACCTGGAAAACCTGGGACTGCGGTtgtgtgatgatggtggtggaagtTGCTTTTGGGGATGTGTGGTTGAGAATTTGCTTTGATTTGTGATCAGTTGATGCGTTATACTCTGCTTCAAATTGTGCTGAATTCGTTTAAGCTCGATTGCTGCATCTCCTTCGTATGGATCAACATACACCAAAGACACTTTTAGTTCTTCCCCGAtagttttcatgttttttgcaataaacaaGAAGGTGCATGTTCTAACATTCTTAACCTCCCAAAACAGCCTACTAAAGTAGTAGCCTACCAAAGTGGTGTAGCTTACTTTGTTTGtcagtttagttttgtttctaAATCTTTACTTTAGTTTCGTTCCATTGATCGTAATTTCCTGTTATTATGACCGCAAGGCCAGACAatgtgaaatatacagcgaatgaactatttgaccggtctcgtagtacactCCGTCTCGTAGTAGTTGACCGGTCTCGTAGTAGTTGATGAactaagccggtctcgtagtacagtcgtcaactcgtacgacttaacaacatgcccgtcatgagttcaatccccaaacagtccgcgccgccatacgtaggactgactatcctgctatgagggggaatcaattagtcactgaaagccaagcccacaagtggttacaggcaggccttgaccgacatcggttgttgagccaaagaagaagaagaagaactatttgacaggtgaaatatctgtcAGATAACGCATCACATCAACCATCTGAagtgcaatgtaaacaaataaagtgTACAAAATCGCTACTAAATCCATAAAAAAACTTGGATTTCAAGTATTTCGTAAATTTTCAGTCAACAGTCCATAATTTCTTCCCATTTGTGAATGTTCCGCTTCAGAAGATACTCTTTTTAAGTC
Coding sequences within:
- the LOC120903715 gene encoding uncharacterized protein LOC120903715 isoform X2 translates to MKTIGEELKVSLVYVDPYEGDAAIELKRIQHNLKQSITHQLITNQSKFSTTHPQKQLPPPSSHNRSPSFQNFVDTNIVPLLVVGGFIGIVILYRTFFLQNYICVCPRPTCYGYSSRLWRYILDQLGYEDTPHY
- the LOC120903715 gene encoding uncharacterized protein LOC120903715 isoform X1, which codes for MKTIGEELKVSLVYVDPYEGDAAIELKRIQHNLKQSITHQLITNQSKFSTTHPQKQLPPPSSHNRSPRFSSFQNFVDTNIVPLLVVGGFIGIVILYRTFFLQNYICVCPRPTCYGYSSRLWRYILDQLGYEDTPHY
- the LOC120903692 gene encoding uncharacterized protein LOC120903692 isoform X1, with product MLAFNLFAILVLFQPVISIDVTQEEGQSNLFGIGKIGDGKKYCDVMLLFCFLTNERLLIKYFTAIVHEKTQPHIPTMVGNVMKKVMANANGISIKEYYIQYDHEFAPFGEDEQFCAAMFEGVSVLLDTTWIDSRYLASAAEEFGIPYFHIDLSVQTYVKLLESFLLARGGNDVVYILPNYQDADATIYLLITDSYLRAIVFGELDGDTVDRIKDLRPYPSFYAVIAGTMEMNTILQKAIDGGLVRKPEKWNLLFTDLQTDKYTLGDDFPQMNRLVLDSNTCCILLQQRFPCICPDPFDPMDAHLQNVLERIVQWFIKDPIPLVRASNCTPESQQQELLEHAIAAQTKLMNEIAAMAEFWITPESGMLRPNLNLSIISQPTNQNTTSAAAQPPPATTIGNVAKGQIVLVKNESLQPSKRFFRVGTTESIPWAYRKRDPNGNILRNSTTGEPIWEGYCIDFLHQLSVVMNFDYDLVSPRNGTFGLRDADGKWDGLVGDLVVGEIDFAIASLKMTAEREEVVDFVAPYFEQTGILIAMRKPVRETSLFKFMTVLRLEVWLSILLAIVATAVMLWLLDKFSPYSAKNNKDAYPYECRKFTLKESFWFALTSFTPQGGGEAPKALSGRTLVAAYWLFVVLMLATFTANLAAFLTVERMQTPVQSLEQLSRQSRIKYTVVKDSDTHDYFRNMKNAEDVLYQMWRNLTLSSGNDQAQYRVWDYPIKEQYINILSAIESASPVATAAEGFRRVNERLDADFAFIHDSAEIRYEISRNCNFTEVGEVFAEQPYGIAVQQGSHLQDELSYFILELQKERYFESLTAKFWNNSARSQCPNTDDSEGITLESLGGVFIATLVGLALAMITLLGEVIYYRRKETSRNFIKVAPFGNADKPMARDGKRIALKQKSIAAVKHLLDLDTPAKALRGATTTVKINTKKEKPIPKEITIGNKFVSAAEKQQKLSYIAIMPRNAIH
- the LOC120903692 gene encoding uncharacterized protein LOC120903692 isoform X2, which codes for MLAFNLFAILVLFQPVISIDVTQEEGQSNLFGIAIVHEKTQPHIPTMVGNVMKKVMANANGISIKEYYIQYDHEFAPFGEDEQFCAAMFEGVSVLLDTTWIDSRYLASAAEEFGIPYFHIDLSVQTYVKLLESFLLARGGNDVVYILPNYQDADATIYLLITDSYLRAIVFGELDGDTVDRIKDLRPYPSFYAVIAGTMEMNTILQKAIDGGLVRKPEKWNLLFTDLQTDKYTLGDDFPQMNRLVLDSNTCCILLQQRFPCICPDPFDPMDAHLQNVLERIVQWFIKDPIPLVRASNCTPESQQQELLEHAIAAQTKLMNEIAAMAEFWITPESGMLRPNLNLSIISQPTNQNTTSAAAQPPPATTIGNVAKGQIVLVKNESLQPSKRFFRVGTTESIPWAYRKRDPNGNILRNSTTGEPIWEGYCIDFLHQLSVVMNFDYDLVSPRNGTFGLRDADGKWDGLVGDLVVGEIDFAIASLKMTAEREEVVDFVAPYFEQTGILIAMRKPVRETSLFKFMTVLRLEVWLSILLAIVATAVMLWLLDKFSPYSAKNNKDAYPYECRKFTLKESFWFALTSFTPQGGGEAPKALSGRTLVAAYWLFVVLMLATFTANLAAFLTVERMQTPVQSLEQLSRQSRIKYTVVKDSDTHDYFRNMKNAEDVLYQMWRNLTLSSGNDQAQYRVWDYPIKEQYINILSAIESASPVATAAEGFRRVNERLDADFAFIHDSAEIRYEISRNCNFTEVGEVFAEQPYGIAVQQGSHLQDELSYFILELQKERYFESLTAKFWNNSARSQCPNTDDSEGITLESLGGVFIATLVGLALAMITLLGEVIYYRRKETSRNFIKVAPFGNADKPMARDGKRIALKQKSIAAVKHLLDLDTPAKALRGATTTVKINTKKEKPIPKEITIGNKFVSAAEKQQKLSYIAIMPRNAIH